One genomic region from Prochlorococcus marinus CUG1433 encodes:
- a CDS encoding AarF/ABC1/UbiB kinase family protein — MKEDFTDFIEVSGLLNYDPDTISKIYKKNPKRLLKRLWQTLIPIFAYIFSVGWDKLTGRLKDAKKARYRAKELTNLLVELGPAFVKAGQALSTRPDIIPKILLEELSELQDQLPGFDGEKAMELIEGDLGSKIDEIFIEIDKKPISAASLGQVHKAKLKNKEIVAVKVQRPGLREQITLDLYIVRNIAYWLKNNVGLIRSDLVALIDELGKRVFEEMDYLNEAENAEKFRNMHKHNQMIAVPKIYKDITSRRVLTMEWIEGTKLTNLEDVKKLGIDPDKMIDIGVQCSLEQLLEHGFFHADPHPGNLLALKDGRLCYLDFGMMSEVSRDSRSGLIQAVVHLVNKNFDKLSQDFVKLGFLSEEVNLEPIVPAFQDVFINAVEQGVSKMDFKSVTDDMSGVMYKFPFKLPPYYALIIRSLLTLEGIALSVDPNFKILGAAYPYFARRLMEDPDPQLRESLKEMLFDDKKFKWDRLEDLLSNAAKQTNLDLEKLLDEVINLLFSPKGGFLRNEIIDGVTNQIDLLGLKLLKNLNNYLPNSIKLKMTSENKNLSDLIMYVEPLRNFLEILQKVPGYSIDIFLKQVPRLINEPYTKEMGIKIAKKVTEKGMVRLVKIAAGANI, encoded by the coding sequence ATGAAAGAAGATTTTACTGATTTTATTGAGGTGTCTGGATTATTGAATTATGATCCAGATACAATATCTAAAATTTACAAAAAAAACCCGAAGAGACTTTTAAAAAGACTTTGGCAAACACTAATACCTATTTTCGCTTACATATTTTCTGTTGGCTGGGATAAACTAACTGGGAGATTGAAAGATGCAAAGAAAGCGAGATACAGAGCAAAAGAATTAACAAATTTATTAGTTGAACTTGGACCAGCATTTGTTAAGGCAGGACAAGCTTTATCAACTAGGCCTGATATCATTCCAAAGATTCTTCTTGAAGAATTATCTGAGTTGCAAGATCAACTACCAGGATTTGACGGGGAAAAAGCTATGGAATTAATAGAAGGAGATTTAGGATCCAAAATAGATGAAATTTTTATAGAAATTGATAAGAAACCAATTTCTGCGGCTTCCCTAGGACAGGTGCATAAAGCCAAACTAAAAAATAAAGAAATTGTTGCAGTTAAAGTCCAAAGACCTGGTTTAAGAGAACAAATTACTTTAGATCTTTACATAGTAAGAAATATTGCCTATTGGCTAAAAAACAATGTTGGATTGATAAGAAGCGATCTCGTGGCATTGATTGATGAATTAGGCAAAAGAGTTTTCGAAGAGATGGATTACTTAAACGAGGCTGAAAATGCAGAAAAGTTTAGAAATATGCATAAACATAATCAAATGATTGCTGTGCCAAAAATTTATAAAGATATAACATCAAGAAGAGTTTTAACAATGGAATGGATTGAGGGTACAAAGCTAACTAATTTAGAAGATGTAAAAAAGTTAGGGATCGACCCTGACAAGATGATTGATATAGGAGTGCAGTGCAGTTTGGAACAACTTTTAGAACATGGTTTTTTTCATGCAGACCCGCATCCAGGTAACTTGTTAGCCTTGAAAGATGGAAGATTATGTTATTTAGATTTTGGAATGATGAGCGAAGTTTCTAGAGACTCTAGATCAGGCTTAATACAAGCGGTAGTACATTTGGTAAATAAAAACTTCGATAAATTATCTCAAGATTTTGTAAAATTAGGATTTTTGTCTGAAGAAGTTAATCTTGAACCAATAGTCCCCGCATTTCAAGATGTTTTCATTAATGCTGTGGAACAAGGAGTTTCAAAAATGGATTTCAAGAGCGTTACAGACGACATGTCAGGTGTTATGTACAAATTCCCATTCAAACTACCTCCTTACTATGCACTTATAATTAGGTCATTATTGACATTAGAAGGTATTGCTTTGAGCGTAGATCCGAATTTTAAAATATTAGGTGCAGCTTATCCATATTTCGCTAGAAGATTAATGGAGGATCCCGATCCGCAATTAAGAGAAAGTTTGAAAGAAATGCTTTTTGATGATAAAAAATTCAAGTGGGATCGTTTAGAAGATCTTCTTTCTAACGCCGCAAAGCAGACGAATCTTGATTTAGAAAAACTTTTAGATGAAGTAATAAATCTTCTATTTTCTCCAAAAGGCGGTTTTCTTAGAAATGAAATTATTGATGGCGTAACAAATCAAATAGATTTACTTGGTCTTAAACTTTTGAAAAATTTAAATAACTATCTTCCAAATTCAATTAAATTAAAAATGACTAGTGAAAATAAAAACTTAAGCGATCTAATAATGTATGTAGAGCCTTTAAGAAACTTTTTAGAAATTTTGCAGAAGGTGCCAGGTTATTCTATTGATATTTTTCTAAAACAGGTTCCTAGACTAATAAACGAGCCCTATACAAAAGAAATGGGTATAAAAATTGCAAAAAAAGTTACCGAAAAAGGGATGGTAAGACTTGTAAAAATTGCAGCTGGTGCAAATATTTAA
- a CDS encoding AAA family ATPase has product MLIQLKIENIALIEIIEINFEKGLNIITGDSGSGKSLILDSLNVLFGGTNIPLKHLIRPGKNHCAIEAKFTSSLQINNWLSSNGFQSISSVLNIKRISSRKNNKVLSKYSLNNLSINKKLLEELGRLLIDFAGQSDTFIFDSQDKRRLIIDDLCSQELRDTSAKIKNIWEESQVLKGLMNKKMESLRKQEENNLVIKQMLKSLEEADLNSSKEILELELLEKKLINNLEISNSIQSTLGNLNNFNHDEPSVALLINQSIKNLNRTAEFDLKIENFREKLLHIQTYVEELILGLNLYIQDIDNHESNLSDIQKRLFFLKNLERTFSLDLPQLIEKRNELRTYFLRTDQDNEISNLENQIKQLQTNLNSLFSTQSIERKKIAKELQDSVISTLRNLGLQNANFVVQFSECKPSGDGIDNINFLFSANPDQKLAPLSNVISGGEMSRFLLAIKSSISKKPNTFFLDEIDNGLSGKSLFSLVELIKEISKKQQVLCITHQPFLAAGGLAHFKVSKKVINGITYTSISKLITKKQRKHELMELIGGGSLEVNDYASRLLDQAA; this is encoded by the coding sequence ATGCTAATACAATTAAAAATAGAAAATATTGCCTTAATTGAAATTATAGAAATTAATTTCGAAAAAGGTTTGAATATCATTACTGGTGATTCTGGTTCAGGAAAATCTCTGATCTTAGATTCCTTAAATGTTTTATTTGGTGGAACTAATATACCTTTAAAGCACTTAATACGTCCAGGAAAAAATCATTGCGCTATTGAAGCAAAATTTACTTCTTCTTTGCAAATTAATAACTGGTTAAGTAGTAATGGTTTTCAAAGCATTTCATCAGTACTAAATATCAAAAGAATATCCTCTAGAAAAAATAATAAAGTTTTATCCAAATATAGTCTTAATAATTTATCAATTAATAAAAAATTATTAGAAGAACTTGGACGATTATTAATAGATTTTGCAGGACAATCAGACACATTTATATTTGATTCACAAGATAAGAGAAGATTAATTATTGATGATTTATGTTCACAAGAATTAAGAGACACTAGTGCAAAGATTAAAAATATATGGGAGGAAAGTCAGGTTTTAAAAGGATTAATGAATAAAAAGATGGAATCTTTAAGGAAGCAAGAAGAAAATAATTTGGTAATTAAACAAATGTTGAAGAGTTTAGAGGAAGCTGATTTGAATTCTAGTAAGGAAATCTTAGAGCTAGAGTTACTAGAAAAAAAACTTATAAATAATCTTGAAATAAGTAATTCAATTCAATCAACTTTAGGTAACTTAAACAATTTCAATCATGATGAACCATCAGTTGCGTTGTTGATAAATCAATCAATAAAAAATTTAAATAGAACAGCAGAGTTTGATTTGAAAATTGAAAACTTTAGGGAAAAGTTATTACATATCCAAACTTATGTTGAAGAACTAATTTTAGGTCTAAATTTATATATTCAAGATATAGACAATCATGAATCCAATCTTTCAGACATACAAAAAAGATTATTTTTCTTAAAAAATTTGGAAAGAACTTTTTCGTTAGATTTACCTCAATTAATTGAAAAGCGAAATGAATTAAGGACATATTTTCTAAGAACTGATCAAGATAATGAGATCAGTAATTTAGAAAATCAAATTAAACAATTACAGACTAATTTAAATTCTTTATTTTCTACTCAATCTATTGAGAGAAAAAAAATCGCAAAAGAATTACAAGATTCAGTAATTTCTACTTTAAGAAATCTGGGATTACAAAATGCAAATTTTGTAGTTCAATTTTCCGAATGCAAACCATCTGGCGATGGAATTGATAATATAAATTTTTTGTTTTCTGCTAATCCTGACCAGAAGCTTGCCCCATTATCAAATGTTATTTCTGGTGGTGAAATGTCGAGATTCTTATTAGCTATAAAATCTAGTATTTCTAAAAAACCTAATACTTTCTTTTTAGATGAAATTGATAATGGTTTAAGTGGTAAATCTTTATTTTCTTTGGTCGAGTTAATAAAAGAAATTTCTAAAAAGCAACAGGTTTTATGTATTACACATCAGCCCTTTTTAGCTGCTGGTGGCTTAGCTCATTTCAAAGTTAGTAAAAAAGTTATAAATGGTATAACCTATACCTCAATATCAAAACTAATTACAAAAAAACAGAGAAAGCACGAACTAATGGAACTAATTGGTGGAGGTTCTCTCGAAGTAAATGATTATGCTTCTAGACTTCTTGACCAAGCTGCATAA
- the uvrA gene encoding excinuclease ABC subunit UvrA, with product MVNKFNSFEEDSSINIRGARQHNLKNIDLSLPRNKFIVFTGVSGSGKSSLAFDTIFAEGQRRYVESLSAYARQFLGQVDKPDVDNIEGLSPAISIDQKSTSHNPRSTVGTVTEIQDYLRLLFGRAGEPHCHHCGIPIAPQTIDEMVDQILLLPEGTRYQLLAPVVRGKKGTHTKLISGLAAEGFARVRINGEVRELADSIELDKNQIHNIEVVVDRLIAREGIQERLNDSLQTCLKRGDGLAIVEVVPKKGENLPLNLEREKLYSENYACPVHGSIVEELSPRLFSFNSPYGACPDCHGIGYLKKFTADRVIPDKTLPVYAAIAPWSEKDNTYYFSLLYSVGQAYGFELKTPWKDLSDLQKKVLLLGSDKPILIQADSRFKTSSGFERPFEGILPILERQLKEANGESVKQKLEKYLELVPCKTCSGKRLRPEALAVKLGPYNITDLTSISVSETLTHIERIMGLGKTNKENISLSEKQKQIGELVLKEIRLRLKFLINVGLDYLTLDRPAMTLSGGEAQRIRLATQIGAGLTGVLYVLDEPSIGLHQRDNDRLLETLKSLRDLGNTLVVVEHDEDTMKSADYLVDIGPGAGVYGGEIIAKGSYQDVINSERSLTGAYLSGRKSIPTPKERRSSVKKSLILNNCSKNNLKNISVEFPLGRLVSVTGVSGSGKSTLINELLHPALCHSLGLKVPFPQGVKELKGIKAIDKVIVIDQSPIGRTPRSNPATYTGAFDPIRQIFTATVEAKARGYQAGQFSFNVKGGRCEACKGQGVNVIEMNFLPDVYVQCEVCKGARFNRETLQVKYKGFNISDVLEMTVEQAAETFSAIPQAADRLSTLVDVGLGYVKLGQPAPTLSGGEAQRVKLATELSKRATGKTLYLIDEPTTGLSFYDVHKLMDVIQRLVDKGNSVIVIEHNLDVIRCSDWIIDLGPDGGDKGGEIIAEGIPEDVAKNPTSHTAKYLKKVLK from the coding sequence ATGGTCAATAAATTTAATAGTTTTGAAGAAGATAGCTCAATTAATATAAGAGGTGCTCGTCAGCACAATTTAAAAAATATTGACCTCTCTTTACCCAGGAACAAATTTATAGTTTTTACAGGTGTGAGTGGAAGTGGTAAAAGTTCTTTAGCTTTTGATACAATTTTCGCTGAAGGTCAAAGAAGATATGTCGAGAGTCTTTCGGCATATGCGAGGCAATTTTTGGGTCAAGTAGATAAACCTGATGTCGACAATATTGAGGGTTTATCACCTGCTATTTCAATCGATCAAAAATCTACAAGTCATAATCCTCGATCAACAGTTGGCACTGTAACAGAGATACAAGATTATTTAAGATTGTTATTTGGTCGTGCTGGTGAGCCACATTGTCATCACTGTGGGATTCCTATTGCTCCTCAAACAATTGATGAAATGGTTGATCAAATTCTTTTATTACCTGAAGGAACTAGATACCAATTGTTGGCTCCTGTTGTAAGAGGCAAGAAAGGAACTCATACAAAATTAATAAGTGGACTAGCGGCTGAGGGCTTCGCTAGAGTAAGAATCAACGGCGAGGTAAGAGAACTTGCTGATAGTATTGAATTAGATAAAAATCAAATTCATAATATTGAGGTAGTAGTTGATAGACTAATTGCTAGAGAGGGGATACAAGAAAGATTAAATGATTCTCTTCAAACTTGTCTTAAAAGAGGCGATGGTTTAGCAATTGTAGAAGTTGTGCCGAAAAAAGGGGAAAATTTACCTCTTAACCTAGAAAGAGAGAAACTTTACTCAGAAAATTATGCATGTCCAGTTCATGGTTCTATTGTTGAGGAACTTTCTCCTAGATTATTTTCCTTTAACAGTCCATATGGGGCATGTCCAGATTGTCATGGGATAGGTTATTTAAAAAAATTTACTGCTGATAGAGTTATTCCCGATAAAACATTACCTGTTTATGCAGCAATAGCGCCTTGGAGTGAAAAAGATAATACTTATTATTTCTCTTTACTTTATTCTGTGGGACAGGCTTATGGTTTTGAATTAAAAACACCTTGGAAAGATTTAAGTGATTTGCAAAAAAAAGTTCTACTTTTAGGATCAGATAAACCAATATTGATTCAAGCTGATAGTCGTTTTAAGACTTCTAGTGGTTTTGAAAGACCTTTTGAGGGAATATTACCAATTTTAGAAAGACAGTTGAAAGAAGCCAATGGAGAATCAGTTAAACAAAAATTAGAAAAATATCTAGAATTAGTGCCTTGTAAGACATGTTCTGGAAAAAGATTAAGACCTGAGGCCTTGGCCGTTAAACTTGGTCCATATAATATTACTGACTTAACTTCTATAAGCGTTTCTGAAACCCTCACTCACATAGAGCGCATCATGGGTTTAGGTAAGACAAATAAAGAAAATATATCTTTATCAGAAAAACAAAAGCAAATAGGTGAATTGGTTTTAAAAGAGATTCGTTTGCGTTTGAAGTTTTTAATTAATGTAGGTTTAGATTATTTGACTTTAGATAGACCAGCTATGACTTTGTCTGGTGGTGAAGCTCAGCGTATTAGACTGGCTACACAAATAGGTGCAGGTCTTACTGGAGTTTTATATGTACTAGATGAACCAAGTATTGGTTTGCATCAGAGAGATAATGACAGATTATTAGAAACATTAAAAAGCTTAAGAGACTTGGGAAATACTTTGGTTGTCGTTGAACATGATGAAGATACTATGAAGTCCGCAGATTATCTAGTAGATATTGGTCCAGGGGCAGGTGTTTATGGTGGGGAAATAATTGCAAAAGGATCTTATCAAGACGTCATAAATTCAGAAAGGTCATTAACTGGAGCATACCTCAGTGGTAGGAAGTCAATTCCTACTCCAAAAGAACGTAGATCATCTGTAAAGAAAAGTTTAATTTTAAATAATTGCTCTAAAAATAATTTAAAAAATATTTCTGTGGAATTTCCTTTAGGAAGGTTAGTTTCTGTAACTGGTGTAAGTGGAAGTGGAAAGAGCACTTTGATAAATGAATTACTTCATCCGGCATTGTGCCATTCTCTAGGATTAAAAGTTCCCTTTCCTCAAGGTGTAAAAGAGTTAAAGGGTATAAAGGCAATTGATAAAGTTATCGTTATTGATCAATCTCCAATAGGAAGAACTCCAAGATCTAATCCTGCTACATATACTGGTGCTTTTGACCCCATAAGGCAGATATTTACTGCCACAGTAGAAGCAAAAGCAAGAGGTTATCAGGCTGGTCAATTTAGCTTTAATGTTAAAGGAGGAAGATGCGAAGCTTGTAAAGGGCAGGGAGTCAATGTTATTGAAATGAATTTTCTACCTGATGTTTATGTTCAATGTGAAGTATGTAAAGGAGCTCGTTTTAATAGAGAAACTCTTCAAGTTAAATATAAAGGTTTTAATATATCTGATGTTCTAGAGATGACTGTTGAACAAGCTGCAGAAACTTTTTCTGCTATACCTCAAGCTGCTGATAGATTATCTACATTGGTTGATGTTGGCTTAGGATACGTCAAATTAGGACAGCCAGCTCCTACATTATCTGGTGGAGAAGCTCAAAGAGTTAAGTTAGCCACAGAATTGTCAAAAAGGGCTACTGGAAAAACTTTATATTTGATTGATGAACCAACTACAGGGTTAAGTTTTTATGATGTTCATAAATTAATGGATGTGATACAACGTTTGGTAGATAAAGGTAATTCAGTTATTGTTATTGAACATAATTTAGATGTTATTAGATGTTCAGATTGGATAATCGATTTAGGACCTGACGGAGGGGATAAAGGAGGAGAAATAATTGCAGAAGGTATTCCTGAGGATGTAGCTAAAAATCCTACAAGTCATACAGCAAAATATCTTAAAAAGGTTCTGAAATAA
- a CDS encoding glycosyltransferase yields the protein MRLKFLHLHLHGLIRSKNLELGRDADTGGQTQYVFELIKSLANTVEVDQVDLVTRLIKDPKVEDEYSQEEEFVEPGVRILRFKFGPNKYLRKELLWPYLDHLTEKLISYYKKNKKPNFIHAHYADAGYVGVKLSKSLNVPLIFTGHSLGREKKRKLLDTGLKNNQIEKLYSISKRIEAEEKALKSADIVVTSTKQESVYQYSQYSSFSPHKAKVIPPGVDHNKFHHIHSTSETAEIDNMMKPFLTDSSKPPFLTISRAVRRKNIPSLIEAYGRSEKLKRKTNLILILGCRESTSKLDPQQKDVFNNIFETIDKYNLYGKVAYPKKHLPSQIPSLYRWAASRGGVFVNPALTEPFGLTLLEASSCGLPIISTNDGGPKEIRSKCENGLLVDVTDIDELKNILEKGISNNNQWKIWSRNGIEGVNRHFSWNTHVRNYLSVLTEEFSSSSSYSSSDIKQSCLKGTSSLIKPH from the coding sequence ATGAGGTTGAAATTTTTACATTTACATTTACATGGTCTTATACGTTCTAAAAATCTTGAGTTAGGCAGAGATGCAGATACAGGAGGGCAAACACAATACGTTTTTGAGTTAATTAAAAGTTTGGCTAATACTGTAGAAGTTGATCAAGTTGATTTAGTTACTCGTTTAATAAAAGACCCTAAAGTAGAAGATGAATATTCTCAAGAAGAAGAATTTGTAGAACCTGGAGTTAGAATTTTAAGATTCAAATTTGGACCTAATAAATATTTAAGAAAGGAATTGCTTTGGCCTTATTTAGATCATTTAACTGAAAAGCTGATTTCTTACTATAAAAAAAACAAAAAGCCTAATTTCATTCATGCACATTATGCAGATGCTGGTTATGTAGGAGTTAAACTAAGTAAATCCCTAAACGTTCCTCTTATTTTTACTGGTCATTCTCTAGGAAGAGAGAAAAAAAGGAAATTGCTTGATACTGGTTTAAAAAATAATCAAATAGAAAAACTTTATTCTATAAGTAAAAGAATTGAGGCAGAAGAAAAAGCATTGAAATCTGCAGATATCGTCGTTACAAGCACTAAACAGGAGTCAGTGTATCAATATTCCCAATATTCTTCTTTTTCACCTCATAAAGCTAAAGTTATTCCGCCTGGTGTTGATCATAATAAATTTCACCATATTCACTCCACAAGCGAGACAGCCGAAATTGATAACATGATGAAACCTTTTCTAACGGATTCTTCCAAACCTCCATTTTTGACTATTTCTAGAGCTGTACGAAGAAAAAATATTCCATCTCTGATTGAAGCTTATGGAAGATCTGAAAAATTAAAAAGAAAAACTAATTTAATTTTGATTTTGGGTTGTAGAGAGAGTACTTCAAAACTTGATCCTCAACAAAAAGATGTTTTCAATAATATTTTTGAAACAATTGATAAATATAATTTGTATGGAAAGGTAGCTTATCCAAAAAAACATCTTCCAAGTCAGATTCCTTCTTTATATAGGTGGGCTGCTAGCAGAGGTGGCGTATTTGTAAATCCAGCTTTAACAGAGCCTTTTGGTTTAACTCTTCTTGAAGCTTCTTCATGTGGATTACCAATAATATCAACTAATGATGGTGGACCTAAAGAAATTCGTTCAAAATGTGAAAATGGACTTCTAGTGGATGTTACTGATATTGATGAGTTGAAAAATATTCTTGAAAAAGGTATATCAAATAATAATCAGTGGAAAATATGGAGCAGAAATGGAATTGAGGGTGTTAACAGACACTTTAGTTGGAACACTCATGTACGTAATTATTTATCAGTACTTACTGAAGAATTTTCAAGTTCAAGTAGCTATTCTTCATCTGACATTAAACAAAGTTGTTTAAAAGGGACTTCCTCACTTATAAAACCCCATTGA
- a CDS encoding phospho-N-acetylmuramoyl-pentapeptide-transferase: MIGKIKKFNFKSLFILNTFALIVTSYFFNNFIFIGVYILFFFISIFTTKKGLKIIKKFNLLQNIRNEGPANHFKKSDTPTMGGIFMIIPFLILLLIITINLGSIKLILLLLTIFGFFIIGFLDDYLSIKKKENTGLKTKQKLIFQSVISIIFISLAYEKNLISPLITISDSWEINMNIFILPVSFLVLVGMSNSVNLTDGLDGLATGCSGIVFYGLGTEILLKEQQELFVFSILCFSMSGICLGFLKYNSYPAKIFMGDTGSLSIGAILGSIALLTNSIFTLSIFSGIFIIESLSVMIQVGFFKITKKLFHRGKRIFLMAPLHHHFELKGMKEQKIVENFWKINILLVILGIVLKINL, translated from the coding sequence ATGATTGGGAAGATTAAAAAGTTTAACTTTAAATCTTTATTTATATTAAATACTTTTGCTTTAATAGTAACCTCCTATTTTTTTAATAATTTTATTTTTATAGGAGTTTACATATTATTCTTCTTTATTTCTATTTTTACAACGAAAAAGGGTCTAAAGATTATCAAAAAATTTAATTTACTTCAAAATATTAGAAATGAAGGCCCAGCTAATCACTTTAAAAAAAGTGATACTCCAACAATGGGTGGAATTTTTATGATAATCCCTTTTTTAATTTTGCTTTTAATAATAACTATCAATTTAGGTTCTATAAAATTAATTCTTTTATTACTTACTATTTTTGGTTTCTTTATTATAGGATTTTTAGATGATTATTTAAGCATTAAAAAAAAAGAGAACACAGGTTTAAAAACAAAACAGAAATTAATCTTTCAAAGTGTCATCTCAATAATTTTTATATCGTTAGCCTACGAAAAAAATTTAATCAGTCCATTAATAACAATTTCTGACTCCTGGGAAATAAATATGAATATTTTCATATTGCCAGTTTCTTTTTTAGTACTTGTCGGCATGAGTAATTCAGTAAATTTGACTGATGGACTAGATGGATTAGCAACTGGATGCAGTGGGATTGTCTTTTATGGATTAGGAACAGAAATATTACTGAAAGAACAGCAAGAGCTTTTTGTTTTTAGCATTTTATGTTTTTCGATGTCAGGCATATGCCTAGGTTTTCTCAAGTACAATAGTTATCCTGCAAAAATATTTATGGGTGACACCGGATCTCTAAGTATAGGAGCAATTCTGGGTTCTATAGCGTTATTAACCAATAGCATTTTTACCTTATCTATTTTTTCAGGAATATTTATTATTGAATCGTTATCAGTAATGATTCAAGTAGGGTTTTTTAAAATTACAAAAAAATTATTTCATAGAGGTAAACGCATATTTTTAATGGCTCCACTACACCACCACTTTGAACTTAAAGGAATGAAGGAACAAAAAATAGTTGAAAATTTTTGGAAAATCAACATTTTACTTGTAATTTTAGGTATAGTTTTAAAAATCAATCTTTGA
- a CDS encoding DUF3134 domain-containing protein, whose product MDSNKLKLRLDDISEVNPALTCYHRDDPAPVLPLREEPDLLSWLENTGRLVAEKDGDSQEISTIEEEELSALMGEKEDYKTEEDPSLEDDWED is encoded by the coding sequence ATGGATTCAAACAAACTAAAACTTAGATTAGACGATATTTCTGAAGTTAACCCAGCTTTAACTTGCTACCACAGAGATGATCCAGCTCCTGTGTTGCCATTAAGAGAGGAGCCTGACCTACTATCTTGGCTTGAAAATACAGGCAGACTCGTTGCAGAAAAAGATGGAGATTCCCAAGAGATCAGTACTATAGAAGAAGAAGAACTTTCAGCGTTAATGGGGGAAAAGGAAGATTATAAAACTGAAGAAGATCCTTCATTAGAAGATGATTGGGAAGATTAA